Proteins from one Telopea speciosissima isolate NSW1024214 ecotype Mountain lineage chromosome 1, Tspe_v1, whole genome shotgun sequence genomic window:
- the LOC122664886 gene encoding uncharacterized protein LOC122664886 isoform X4, giving the protein MEPPPFHHHHHNNRYAPVAPPRISGDRNFYHHHQQHQHQHHHLPPPPPPPAPPPTQPPLPSLYHHHQRHASQYPFPNSHPIIEGDPRRQHPFDVERPPRAPVSDRIVFDHHRQNPFPDDHSHLPDAWDPPPPRVPPQLPRTFPVNWENEPPRNHFSAHPMSPYRSASDGNFNDRKRFVDDQESGSFREYPIDGFERNQNDEIFYNQSDNRVSTSGSSHSNYFRNRISFENTVSSRNHAQSAGNHGMNFNFESDNGRSRDGRGAGDCTDERRIWVSTRPNSRDADTFVNGIEMREKEIMGEDDIRVGSGKRFPYITKMGKFNNRVGNEGSQEIVHTPKKKPQKLSALQRIQLGKTTPRKLHSSAYFDDSNSGSFRSKGPLVFSDHRLEEEIVSSSVELDVSFKSNSLVAKQVVAPSSPVVGSNGSSTPKTKRIKKAMTPVSVSSNSRLTELHEGPVSGDGSSLGVRDASSSDKGPMQLEEKHTVSDTGVMDDVGSQPRSSGVNLSIGKSAKEGFPGAMTSTKATIDINVSHDGRGTAKIKKKRKITASRSSLSSSQASEIHKEPINANQSTSGGDASLSPDKDRMCLQEKLSISTVQEIENVNLQPCPNAATVLLEKDAVQGSVVAVVSEKEDIKVVFDVEVAPNLEKIMKDMGPFPGLSSSQVSEIHEGPVDTNSSLRDADFNLDASKNLSHLDGRGTVSDAMPANDVDSHGYTDGCTALLEGSVVEVSPEVRIEMTGDANVVSDGACTHKSSEKTKVKSPPPACLRSRSSESHEKPVNGDSSMDCVDAVSSSDKVPVDSAEKVPVSGTGTVGDIGKQLCPNVVGVSLGNSPVKGSPEATNSVIGVQNVESNAASTHKIKRKRKVQVLKIHGGLARRKSSNNSEDPTSSLDNVRSQSKEKCTVSDIGSVGNATSLPCSNGIAVTDEIITVKRSPKAVNSAKRVLNVNSDGMCVPNIKRQRKGLDSLLDLSSSQAPDTPGGPINTGSSIHDSNATTGSENVPVCSEQKVAVSYIGYVDGVALKPCPNEVSVLLEHSLVKESPMDIDSVKESTSESITKLEHPSADSSSFVEESAVLDLQFQCLSGSRGEHPDNAIPSVSMSSCQECPHQDNILGKESGRGRELQTEKDASQVDCMLGRENSKDTSVLHPQVQGQLGGVSLDIRTSCLDDSPSSTAMEGKSTSDYLSLNIISDPNGERMESVPDRSSKIESPGFLSTFPEICILNAEQSLTNISNENIHWDNNKPDEKIIVKDASTLNTHKICVFTPDVNMRSHKKIHTDGSITEKRAPFTSQGTRQSPNPKLTVGELNGKKISGTAGVPRAFQSRSSLVAGSFNDKAPSTCTANSRTWQRTDNPFASLTGKKSISSASPSQRQSPKKFGKVQSTSYIRKGNSLVRKGAPNAAFPQGSHNLSTAVNQLSAVDRDKTKKVTASECKGNSFDPLSCPRKGGANPSFESPKTPPLPHSSKSQNSTTKSSQDCVYHSLNNPLSEGGSEATSVSTKVTENEDVFKHAKTSENQASLSNNLGIQSTLKDGNSQSSKMNIVYVKHKSNQLVAASSPGIRDPSFNVPEKTQALSSSISSDCYYKRSKNQLVRNVQIPGSQVKQSVAVNDDSSNSEGQRVSTVPSLKCSRSLSKRRPHKGLGKACKSSKFSWVWTLHGTNSENDDKKALQCQKVWPYIFPWKRMAYRKHCRYDSVSMSNRSSSSFVRYFRKLLLSRKRDTVYTRSTGGFSLRKSKVLSIGGSNLKWSKSIEKRSKKVNEEATLAVVAAERKKREQKGASAIASAKNRNQSSRKSGHSIELRPGERVFRIGFVRYKMDPSKRTLQRIADEKSGVDPQSGKDTRKSVVPRRLLIGNDEYVRIGNGNQLIRDPKKLIRFLASEKIRWSLHTARLRLARKQQYCQFFTRFGKCNKDDGKCPYIHDPSKVAVCTKFLKGLCDNTDCKLTHKVIPERMQDCSYFLQGLCTNENCPYRHVNVNPSAPVCKGFLRGYCVDGDECRKKHSYVCPVFEATGICPQGSMCKLHHPKNQNKDKKRKRSKDRKNKRGRYFRSRLTDATKNGRVASDKPAVQNTGDIFFLEERLVDYIRLDVSDEEAGETTNVSDMHTTLCDSEPSELTSDDLGDLIKPVRILNRNLK; this is encoded by the exons ATGGAGCCGCCGcccttccaccaccaccaccacaataACAGGTACGCTCCCGTTGCACCTCCAAGGATTTCCGGCGACCGTAATTTCTATCACCACCATCAacaacaccaacaccaacaccaccacctcccaccgcctccaccaccaccagcaccaccaccgaCGCAACCTCCTCTCCCCTCTCTTTACCACCATCACCAGCGTCACGCTTCGCAATATCCTTTTCCCAATTCCCATCCAATCATCGAAGGCGACCCAAGAAGACAACATCCTTTTGATGTCGAGCGCCCTCCTAGGGCTCCCGTCTCCGATCGCATCGTCTTCGATCATCACCGCCAAAATCCATTCCCAGATGATCATTCCCATCTCCCAGATGCCTGGGACCCACCACCTCCTAGGGTTCCTCCTCAGCTTCCAAGGACTTTCCCTGTTAATTGGGAGAACGAGCCTCCTCGCAATCACTTTTCCGCCCACCCTATGTCTCCCTATCGATCTGCATCTGATGGGAATTTTAATGATCGGAAGAGATTCGTTGATGATCAAGAAAGTGGCTCTTTTCGTGAGTATCCGATCGATGGGTTTGAGAGGAATCAGAACGATGAGATCTTCTACAATCAGAGTGATAATCGTGTTAGTACTAGTGGTAGTAGTCATAGTAATTATTTCCGTAACCGTATTTCGTTTGAGAACACTGTGTCGTCTAGGAATCACGCCCAGTCGGCCGGCAATCACGGTatgaatttcaattttgaatctGATAATGGGCGCTCCCGGGATGGTAGAGGAGCGGGAGATTGTACAGATGAAAGGAGGATATGGGTTTCGACTAGGCCGAATTCTAGAGATGCAGATACTTTTGTTAATGGGAttgagatgagagagaaagagattatGGGTGAGGATGACATTCGAGTTGGCTCGGGGAAACGTTTTCCGTATATTACAAAGATGGGGAAATTTAATAACAGGGTTGGCAATGAGGGTTCCCAAGAGATTGTTCATACTCCAAAGAAGAAACCGCAAAAGCTGAGTGCTTTGCAAAGAATTCAATTGGGGAAAACCACACCTAGGAAGTTGCACTCTTCTGCTTATTTTGATGACTCAAACTCGGGTTCCTTTAGATCTAAAGGCCCTCTGGTGTTTTCGGATCACAGATTGGAAGAAGAAATAGTAAGCAGTTCTGTTGAACTGGATGTTTCTTTCAAATCTAATTCCCTAGTGGCGAAGCAAGTTGTGGCTCCTTCAAGTCCTGTTGTTGGTTCTAATGGGTCAAGTACACCTAAGACTAAGAGGATAAAGAAAGCCATGACACCTGTTTCAGTTTCATCAAATTCACGTCTTACTGAACTTCACGAAGGACCCGTAAGTGGAGATGGCTCCTCACTTGGTGTGCGTGATGCCTCAAGTTCTGACAAGGGTCCAATGCAGTTGGAAGAGAAACATACAGTTTCTGATACTGGGGTAATGGATGATGTTGGTTCACAGCCTCGTTCAAGTGGGGTCAATTTATCAATTGGGAAAAGTGCAAAGGAAGGATTTCCTGGGGCTATGACTTCAACCAAAGCTACAATTGATATTAATGTCAGTCATGATGGGAGGGGCACAGCaaagattaagaagaagaggaaaatcaCAGCCTCACGTTCAAGTCTGTCCAGTTCACAGGCATCTGAAATCCACAAAGAACCAATAAATGCTAATCAATCCACCAGTGGTGGAGATGCTTCCTTGAGTCCTGACAAGGATAGAATGTGTCTTCAAGAGAAATTGAGCATTTCTACTGTTCAGGAAATTGAGAATGTTAATTTGCAGCCTTGTCCAAATGCAGCCACTGTATTGCTTGAAAAGGATGCAGTTCAAGGATCTGTTGTTGCTGTGGTTTCAGAAAAGGAGGACATTAAGGTTGTTTTTGATGTTGAAGTTGCACCTAATCTTGAGAAGATTATGAAAGACATGGGCCCTTTCCCAGGTTTGTCAAGTTCACAGGTATCTGAAATCCATGAGGGACCAGTAGACACAAATAGCTCTCTGCGTGATGCGGATTTTAACTTAGATGCTTCTAAGAATCTAAGTCATTTGGATGGTAGAGGTACAGTTTCCGATGCTATGCCTGCAAATGATGTTGATTCGCATGGTTATACTGATGGTTGCACTGCATTGCTCGAGGGTAGTGTGGTGGAAGTATCTCCCGAGGTAAGGATTGAAATGACAGGTGATGCCAATGTTGTTTCAGATGGGGCATGTACACATAAGAGCAGTGAGAAGACAAAAGTCAAGTCACCACCTCCAGCATGTTTAAGGTCACGATCATCTGAAAGTCATGAAAAACCTGTTAATGGAGATAGCTCCATGGATTGTGTGGATGCTGTCTCAAGTTCTGACAAGGTACCTGTTGATTCAGCAGAGAAAGTTCCAGTTTCAGGGACTGGGACTGTGGGTGATATTGGCAAGCAGCTTTGCCCAAATGTAGTAGGTGTATCACTTGGAAACAGTCCTGTGAAAGGATCTCCAGAGGCTACAAATTCGGTTATAGGTGTTCAGAATGTTGAATCTAATGCGGCATCTACTCATAAAattaaaaggaagagaaaagttCAGGTATTGAAAATTCATGGAGGTCTTGCTAGAAGAAAGAGTTCCAACAATAGTGAAGATCCTACTTCTAGTTTGGACAATGTTCGAtcacaatcaaaagaaaaatgtacaGTTTCTGATATTGGGAGTGTGGGTAATGCCACTTCGCTGCCTTGTTCAAATGGCATTGCTGTTACAGATGAGATCATCACAGTGAAACGATCTCCAAAAGCTGTGAACTCAGCAAAACGTGTTTTAAATGTTAATTCTGATGGAATGTGTGTTCCTAATATTAAGAGACAGAGGAAAGGCCTAGATTCACTTCTGGATTTGTCGAGTTCACAGGCACCTGATACTCCTGGGGGCCCCATAAATACTGGTAGCTCCATCCATGATTCAAATGCCACCACCGGTTCTGAAAATGTTCCTGTTTGCTCAGAGCAGAAAGTTGCAGTTTCTTATATTGGATATGTGGATGGTGTTGCCTTGAAGCCTTGTCCAAATGAGGTTTCAGTTTTGCTTGAGCACAGTTTAGTTAAGGAATCTCCTATGGATATAGACTCTGTTAAAGAAAGTACTAGTGAGAGCATTACAAAACTTGAGCATCCTAGTGCTGATTCTAGTTCTTTTGTTGAGGAGTCAGCTGTTCTGGATCTGCAATTCCAGTGTCTGTCAGGTTCCAGAGGTGAGCATCCAGATAACGCTATTCCTTCTGTGTCCATGTCCAGTTGTCAGGAATGTCCTCATCAAGATAATATTTTAggcaaggaaagtggaagaggaagagaactACAAACAGAAAAAGATGCATCACAGGTAGATTGTATGCTTGGCAGAGAGAACTCCAAAGATACTTCTGTCTTGCATCCACAGGTACAGGGGCAACTGGGTGGAGTGTCTTTGGATATCCGGACTTCTTGCTTAGATGACAGTCCATCCAGTACGGCCATGGAAGGCAA GTCTACATCTGATTATTTGtctttaaatattatttctgaCCCCAATGGGGAGCGGATGGAGTCTGTGCCTGATAGAAGTTCCAAGATAGAGTCTCCAGGATTTTTGTCTACGTTTCCAGAGATATGCATTCTGAATGCTGAACAGTCACTGACCAACATatccaatgaaaatattcaCTGGGATAACAATAAGCCAGATGAGAAGATCATTGTGAAAGATGCATCTACCTTAAATACCCACAAAATATGTGTATTCACACCTGATGTCAATATGAGATCacataaaaaaattcatacTGATGGATCCATTACAGAGAAAAGAGCACCGTTTACATCACAGGGAACCAGACAATCACCTAACCCAAAACTGACAGTTGGAGAAttgaatggaaagaagattTCCGGAACTGCTGGAGTTCCTAGGGCTTTTCAAAGTCGATCAtctttggttgcaggttcaTTTAATGATAAAGCTCCTTCAACTTGCACTGCAAATTCGCGTACGTGGCAGCGAACTGATAATCCTTTTGCTTCCTTGACTGGAAAAAAGTCAATTTCAAGTGCCAGCCCTTCACAAAGGCAGTCTCCAAAAAAGTTTGGAAAGGTCCAGAGCACTTCTTACATCCGTAAAGGTAACAGCCTTGTAAGGAAAGGTGCTCCAAATGCAGCTTTTCCCCAAGGCTCTCATAATTTGAGTACAGCTGTTAATCAGTTGAGTGCTGTGGATAGAGATAAAACCAAGAAAGTTACTGCATCTGAGTGCAAGGGTAACAGTTTTGATCCTCTGAGTTGTCCAAGAAAGGGAGGAGCAAATCCTTCTTTTGAGAGTCCAAAAACACCACCATTACCACATTCCAGCAAGTCACaaaactccacaacaaaatcatCACAGGATTGTGTGTATCACTCATTGAACAATCCTCTTTCAGAAGGTGGTTCAGAAGCTACTTCAGTTTCTACCAAAGTTACTGAAAATGAGGACGTGTTCAAGCATGCAAAAACTTCTGAAAATCAAGCTAGTCTGAGCAACAACTTGGGGATTCAAAGTACCTTAAAAGATGGTAATTCACAGTCCTCCAAGATGAACATAGTGTATGTGAAGCATAAATCAAATCAATTGGTTGCTGCTTCTAGTCCTGGAATTCGGGATCCATCCTTCAATGTTCCTGAGAAGACCCAggcattatcttcttccatatCTTCTGATTGCTACTATAAAAGGAGCAAGAATCAACTTGTTCGAAATGTTCAAATTCCTGGAAGTCAGGTCAAGCAATCCGTTGCCGTCAATGATGATAGTTCAAATTCAGAGGGGCAAAGGGTTTCTACAGTTCCATCTCTAAAATGCAGTAGAAGTCTAAGTAAGAGAAGGCCTCATAAAG GCTTGGGAAAGGCATGTAAATCTTCAAAGTTCTCTTGGGTATGGACATTACATGGAACAAATTCAGAAAATGATGACAAGAAAGCGTTGCAATGTCAAAAGGTATGGCCATACATTTTCCCATGGAAAAGAATGGCATACCGGAAGCATTGCAGATATGATTCTGTTTCAATGTCCAATAGGAGTTCTAGCTCATTCGTTAGGTATTTCA GGAAACTGCTGCTTTCAAGGAAGCGGGATACAGTTTACACAAGATCAACTGGTGGCTTTTCTCTTCGGAAATCCAAGGTGCTAAGTATTGGTGGATCCAatctaaaatggtcaaaatcGATCGAAAAGCGTTCAAAGAAAGTTAATGAG GAGGCTACATTAGCTGTTGTTGCAGCAGAGAGGAAGAAACGAGAACAGAAGGGTGCCTCTGCTATTGCCAGTGCAAAGAACAGAAATCAATCTTCCCGTAAGTCAGGTCATAGTATAGAGCTGCGCCCAG GAGAGCGCGTCTTCCGTATCGGTTTTGTCCGATACAAGATGGATCCATCAAAACGAACACTTCAGAGGATTGCAG ATGAGAAATCAGGTGTTGATCCCCAGTCAGGAAAGGACACCAGGAAATCTGTTGTTCCAAGGAGGTTACTGATTGGCAATGATGA ATATGTCAGAATTGGAAATGGCAACCAGCTCATTAGAGATCCAAAGAAACTGATTCGCTTTTTGGCGAGTGAGAAAATACGATGGAGTTTGCACACTGCTAGATTGCGGTTGGCTAGAAAACAACAGTATTGCCAGTTCTTCACAAGATTTGGGAAATGCAACAAGGATGACGGAAAATGTCCATATATCCATGATCCTTCTAAAGTTGCAGTCTGCACCAAGTTTCTGAAGGGTTTATGTGACAATACAGATTGCAAGTTGACACATAAG GTTATTCCAGAAAGGATGCAGGACTGTTCTTATTTTTTGCAGG GATTGTGTACCAATGAGAATTGTCCATATAGGCATGTAAATGTGAACCCAAGCGCTCCAGTTTGTAAAGGATTCCTCAGGGGATATTGTGTTGACGGGGATGAG TGCCGGAAGAAGCATAGCTATGTATGTCCAGTATTTGAAGCAACAGGTATCTGTCCTCAAGGGTCCATGTGCAAGCTGCACCacccaaaaaatcaaaacaaggacaagaaaaggaaaaggtcAAAGGATCGGAAAAACAAGAGAGGGCGTTACTTTCGTTCTAGGCTTACTGATGCTACTAAGAACGGTAGAGTTGCTTCTGACAAGCCGGCTGTACAGAACACTGGAGACATTTTTTTTCTGGAAGAACGATTAGTTGATTATATAAGGCTTGATGTCAGTGATGAAGAAGCAGGAGAAACTACCAATGTGTCTGATATGCACACAACCTTGTGTGACAGTGAACCCTCCGAGTTAACATCGGATGATCTGGGTGATCTCATTAAACCAGTTCGTATCTTGAATAGAAACCTGAAATAA